The nucleotide sequence CTTCCAATAAGTCACGCATGTGAACACCAGAAATTGAGCGGGCCGAGCCTTTTAGAACTCCGTTATCATCACTGGCAAAAGCAATGACTGGACGGTGGTACTTATCTTTGACTCGCGATGCCAAAATACCAATCACGCCTTGGTGCCAGTCGGCTTGATAAAGGCTGAGTACACGGGGTAACTGTTCGGCTTCAGCTTTGCGCAATAAGGAATTCAGCGCCACCAGCGCCTCTTTTTCCATGCCTTGTTCAATTTCGCGGCGAGTTTTGTTCAAATCATCTAACTCTTGCGCCATGCGATGTGCCGCATCGACATCATTAGTGATCAGGCATTGAATGCCTAACCCCATGTCATCTAAGCGACCCGCTGCATTTAGACGTGGGCCAACCGCAAAACCAAGATCGCTCGCTTGTAACTCACGAGGATTCCTACCTGCAACTTGGCATAACGCCAAAATTCCGGGTCTAGCTCGCCCTGCGCGAATACGTTGCAACCCTTGATGGACAAAAATCCGATTGTTTTGGTCGAGGCTCACAACATCTGCCACTGTTCCCACTGCAACAATGTCTAATAATTCCGCTAAGTTGGGTAATGGTTTTTGGTACCAATCGCATTCTGATAAGTGTTTCTTCAATGCGACCATGAGATAAAACGCAACCCCTACTCCTGCTAGCGATTTTGATGGAAATGCACAGCCATGCTGGTTAGGATTGACAATCGCGTCGGCATTTGGAATCTCGCTGCCAGGTAAATGGTGGTCGGTCACCAGTACTTTCATGCCTTTATTTTTTGCATGAGCAACACCGGCAAGTGCTGAAATACCATTATCAACAGTGATCAGTAATTCAGTGCCAAGCTTTTCAGCTTCATCCACAATCGGTGGTGTCAGTCCGTATCCCGAATCAAATCGATTTGGAACAATGTAATCAGCCTTATGATGGCCAAATAGTTGCAGCGCTAAAAGGCACACAGCCGTACTGGTCGCACCATCGGCATCAAAATCGCCGACAATGGTGATCATTTGATGATTCGCTATCGCGTCAGCAAGTAAGCGCACGGCTTCCGGCATTCCCAATAGAGACTGATAGTGTTCCAATCGACCTGCAGAGTGCTCTATTTGCTGTGTTTCAACCACGCCACGAGCACTGTAGATTCTTTGTAGGATGGGATGAATTGTATTGGGCAACGAGTGCTCAGGCGAGACCCGCTGCCGTATCAAAGAGGTGGTCATTTAATCAATTCATTGCGCGCTGAAGCGTTTCTACAAGCTCACTGGGTTCACGATAGCCCGGCATCATAGTGCCATCTTCTAACACCATTGCTGGCGTGCCTCGAACACCAAATTTCACACCCACGTCATGCTGCATGGTGACACGCTGATCAGAGCTATCACATTGCTTACCGGCAACAATGTCATCAATTTTTGCCTTATTCATGGCATCCACTGGATCATCTGCACACCAGATTTTTTGCATGGACTCTGCGGCTTGAGGGCTTCTCGGGAATGCTAGATAATTGATGGTGATCCCTGCTTTTTGATACTCTTCCATCTGACGATGTAGCTTGCGGCAATAGCCACAGGTGATATCAGTAAAGACATACACGTTGTACTTCTCTTCACCAATCGCAGGATAAGTAATGACGTCATCTTTGATGGTTTTAAGTTTTTCGGCACGGTAATCATTCAGACCAGAATCAGTAATTTCCTTTAACCCATCGGTAATATCGAACAAACGCCCATACATCATGTATTTCGCGTCATTCGATACGAAAAAATTGCCTTGGCTGGTCACCGCCATTCGATAGCCTGGAATTGGGGCTTCAGTTACCATGGCCGGCATTTCACCAAACGTGGCGAAAATCTTTGCCGAAACACGCTTGTCGACATCATCTGCCGCAACGGTTTGAATACTAATAAAAGATGTCATCAAAATGGTGCTAAGCACCTTCAAAAACTTTGTCATGTGTAAAACCTGTTTTAAGCCACTACTGATTAGACCGTGTTGCACACAGATCTATTGCACTTTGAACGATGAAGCAGTATCGCGCATTAGTGGCACCAATGTGCATGAACCTTTTGTAACTGAATGTGAGTATCAAGAATATGACTCAATCCACTGTTGCGCTGACGCAAACATTACTCGATGTCCGTAAATATTTCCCAAAGGATGCCTGAAAATCATACGTAAAGGCAATGGGAGATCACACCATTGTTTTAAATAATAAATTCAGATTGTTTTGATGTGATTCACCCGTCATATATAGCAATCAGACTTTTATATACCTGTGAATTTGGCAGACAACACGCCCTCGTGTTGAAGAAGAAACATCTTGAGGTCAATTGTTTCGCCCTTGGTCTTTCCAGAGAAACCTCCAATGCTTTGCTTTGCCACAATTCTGTGGCATGGAATAATTAACGGTATTGGATTTGCCTTACAGGCTCCGCCTACGGCACGGGCTGCGCTATTGAGAGCTGTGGCGGCATCTCCATAGGTCAAAACGGTCCCCTTCGGAATAGCTTGCATGAGCTGCCAGACTCGCATTTGGAAGTCAGTTCCCTGCGGCGCAATGGGTACATCAAATTCAACACGCGCGTCTTTCAGATACGCTAAAACCTGCCGCTCTACCTCTTTTCCAAGGGGGGAAACATTCTGGCTACACTGCGAATCGTTCCAATAGTCAATCCCCAGCACGTGCTGTCCATCGTCGGTGACAGTCCAACGGCCAAAGGGCGTGACAATACGCGTTTGAAATAAAGAAGCGTGCACTGCTGAGCCTCGATCAAAAAATTGTTACCATAACCTTAGATTAACCTGAAGTAAGCACTCTACTGCAAGATGAAAATTGGTCTTTTTTACGCATCGTCTACCTGCTACACCGAAATGGCAGCCGAAAAAATTCAACGCCAACTCGGTGAAGAGTTGGTCGAGCTGCACAATATCGCCAATGAATCGTTGGCATTAACAGCCAATTATGACGTACTGATTTTTGGCATTAGCACATGGGATTACGGCGAGCTACAAGAAGATTGGGAAAGCCAATGGGCCGACGTGGCAACGCTTCAGCTTGCTGGAAAAATTGTGGCTTTATACGGAATGGGCGACCAAGAGGGCTATGCCGACTGGTTTCAAGATGCGTTAGGCATGCTACATGAAGCAATTGAACACCCCGAAGTAGCACGCATTGGTTTTTGGCCTAATGGTGATGATTATCAATTTAACGCCAGCAAAGCTTTAACTCCAGATAACAGTCAATTTGTAGGCCTTGCGTTAGATGACGAAGGCCAATTTGAACGATCAGACCAACGCATTGAAGATTGGTGTGACCAACTGCTCAACGAGCTCGAATCATGGGCCGAACAACAATAAAGGCAAGCGACAAGTGCATAGAATGACCTAACTTGTAGCCAGTTTGCAGCTATTCCTGCTATGCATCCAATGTAAAACTACCCTTCTAGCGAACACGTTACCGCCATGCATAATATGGCAGCCAGAAGGGACTCTTCATGAACAACTATTCACCTCTCGCCCTCATTGCACTCGGTTTTCTGAGTGCTTGCCAAAGCACCTTGCCCGATATTCAGTGTGACACCATCGACTGGCTACAAGTCGGTATCGAGGATGCGAAATCTGGCGCGCAACAAACCCGTTTAAATGAATACTCTGAGCAATGCCAAAGCAAGGATTGGCAACCCAACCAAGCGAATTATGAGCAAGGGGTGACAATCGGAAAAACGCAATATTGCACTTATCATCAAGGTCTGAAGCTAGGCAAATCTGGCGAGACGTACAATGCCCAATGTACCGGTCATAATGAAGCACGATTTCTTCGCGCTTATGTATTGGGGCGAGGATATTTTCTAATTGAGAGTGATTTGCTGACCAAGCAAGCCCAAATGAGTAGTTTGGATTTGAAAATTGCATCCGTTAAAAACAGCATTGACCGATTACAAACATCATCTAACCTATCTCAGGCTGAACAAGCTCGACTGGAACAACTTCATACACAGCTTAATGATATGGAATCAGTTCGCTTTGAAATTGAAGATCAGATACAAAGCCAGCAAGCTCATTTTGAACAGTCACGCCAACAAATTAATAAAACGATTCTAGCAGACCAACAATCGATTCAACCGTGAGGTTGATGGCGGTAAAGTATGACTTCAATACGCTACCGCCACATTTCTCTACGGCGTAAACTCAACGTCTCCAAAGTTGGCGTTAAAATCAACACACCAAACTGAAAGCCCAGTTAAGTCATCCAACGTTTTGTTGGCCGGTAAGCGCAAACTAATGGTGCTATCAACATACACTTGACCATTGAGTTGATTGCCGATAGAAAATGCCTCTGGGCTTGAGAATAAACGATCTAACGCGCCATAAAAGTATACATCTGGGCCTTCTCCATCATAAGTGAATTGGCTAACTTCAATCGTACAATCGTCAACAATCCGAGCCACACCGGACACATTATGGGCGTATGTCTGGAACGTACCACTCCACCCTACTTTTTCATGTGTTTTAGCACAAAAACTAATTTCACCCGATTCTAAAGCTTGTAGAGATTGCTCAAAATGGTATTGGGCGTCGCCTGCTGTCACCAAAAACGTATTTGCGGCCCCACTTTGAGCCACAACATTTGCCCATTCGTCATCAAATCGGCCACTGCCAAAATCAACCGTCATATCTGTTGCCAACGAGTGAATATTATTCGGCAGTACAATACCATTCTCAGCAACGCCATCCATATCTAGTGTCTGCAACAAGCGCAGCATATTTGTCACCCGAACGTCAGTCACATCATCAGTTGAAAAAACAGAGAGAGGGGTGACTAACCCATCCGCCAGAATTTCCGGAAAGTCGACGCCACCAATGGAAAAAGTGATCTGTTCATCTCGACGATATAGGAACTCGCCTTGTGCATTGGTCTCGCCAGTAAAGGTATCAGTGCGATAAGCCAGCCCTTCAACAGCCGCATCAAAGAACACGCCCGTTAATACCCCTGAAGATTCCCCCTCTCCATCGGTGTTGTTATCGCCGCTGTTTTCAATAATAGGCGCTTCAGTCTCGGCAGTGCTGCTGGATGCTCCTCCGCCTCCGCAAGCCGTTAAGGTCAATAACGCACTGAAAGAAAATATAATTAGAAGCCACTTCATGAATTTGTCTCGTCACTTAGTCATTCAGTCACTGTACTGATTGCTCGAACGGACTTCCTCACGAAAGTATCACAACATCGTTATATTAATGTGCGATATCACAAAAGCAGAATTCACTTCCCTTTCAACTTATTCAAAGTAATAAAAACGGACTCTTATCGGCAGGCCTTCGACAAAATTTGAGATATCAGTTTCAAGTGACAAAGTGACTTGAACGGCTACTTTTCCATCTTCAAAAGGACCAGCCAACGAGCGAGGGATCCGATTGGCCATTTGAGTAGGTTCACTCACCACACCAACCACCGATGTACCATCAGGTAAAGTGACCGTGGCGCGGTTGCCTATTTTTCCATATTCAAGACGATTGGGGGGTAAAAATACCATCACCACTGGCTGGACTCTATTTGATAGTTTTGCCAAAGAAGCCCCCTCAAGCAGGTATTCGCCTTCATTGACATACAAATCATTAATGACGCCAGCGTTAGGAGCCCTTACATTGAGTTCGGACTGGGTCACTAACAAACGATTAATATCGCGTTCCAAATCGACTATCGATTTTGATATCGGCCCATTCTGATGGTTTTCAATAGCCCATTGGTAGTCCAACAATGCTTTGTTGTAGTCACGTTTTACTTCCACTTCTAGCCGCTCCAGCATGAGCCGGTCAGCTAATGTGAGCAAATCATCTCGATTGCCTTCGGCATATTCCTTTTGAATCTGATTATTGCTAGCCAACGCTGAAATGAAATCTGAAATTTGCTGCTGATGGAGCAGTTTAATCTTTGCCAAAGATGCTTTATTTTGATACTTCAAATCATCAATTCGTTGACGCAACAGCTTAAGATCTTGTTCAACCCTTGGCGCACGAAAATGCATGATAATGTCGTTTTTCTCAACGTAGTCTCCGGGCTTCACAAATAACTCTTCAACATAGCCACGTTGAAATGCATTCAACTCCACCGGCTCCGTCGTCAATATGCCATCGGCAGCAATTAATAGCTTTTCGCTAAAAATGTACCAGAGCAGCAGCACAATTGGACTCATCACAATAGCTAGCAACATGTACCACCTTGCTTTAAAGGCAATACGCTTAGCTGGCGCATATGTCACGTTAAAACCATCTTGTTCAGTAGGTTGTTGCTGTTTGCTATTTCGGAATGTAATTTTCACTAGAACCGCTTCCCTCGTTTAAGTACCCACCAAGGAGCCATATTACTCTCCTCATGGCCACGACGAACCCATTCATGAACCAACGCAAAGGCTGCAAAAAAACGAACCGTAAGGGTATAGAACGGAAAAAACAGGAGCATCCAAGGCAGCATTTTGAGGTCTTCCCTGGGGCGTTCAGAAATCGCAAACCAAAACACCCAGAAATGAAAATTACTCAATAATAAATACAGCAAATATTGCACAGCCAATACACCAACAAAAAACTCTATAGGTAACCATATGGCCATCCAAACCGTATAAATCAGCACTAAAATTGGCATCACAACATTCAAAACAACGCCATAAAATAGGGTGTATAAAAATGTTTTCCACCCCAGTAGTTTAGGGCTGAAGGCATGTTTGTGCTTTCTGAGGTATAAAAACAAAAGGTCCCCATCCCATCGAAGTCGCTGATTAAATAGCTCTTTAATGGTGACAGGGGCATCTGTATGCCCAATGGCCAACGATGCAAATGGAATACGCAATTTAGGATGACGAGACATGTATTGTTTGATGCGCACAGTCAGATCAAGATCTTCAGCGGTGTGAGTATCCCAGCCACCGATATGCATTAGGAAATCTCGCCGAAATGCACCAAAAGCGCCCGATACATTGTTAATTAAATTCCATTCAGCAAGCCCCGTTTTCCCTCCTTGCATCGACAGCATATATTCAATTGTTTGCATGCGAGTCCAGAAACTATCTGTGATGTTCCGAACACGAAGTGAGCCGCCTACGGCGGGTACATTGGGATCTTCAAATTCTTTTAGAACTTGATACACCATATTGTTGTCAAACGAAGTGTCTCCATCGACATTGATGACAATTTCCCCTGTGGCACGGTACAGTCCAGCATTCAGCGTGGAAACGCGTCCACCCCGTTGCCATTTAGGCACAATATCAATCGTACGATTGTTGTAGCGCTGCTGCATTGGCAAGCACTTGAGCGCTGCTTTGTAGGTATCTTGGTTTTGGACGGCACCGTCAATCACAGGAATAATTTGAATGGGGCCAGAATAGATCTGTTCGCACAGCGTCTCAACGGTCTGGATGATGGCATCTCCTTCGCCATAACAGGTGATGATAATTGAGACGCGTGGATGAAAATACAGCGGGGTATTTTTCTGTTGACGTATAGCCCACCGAACAATACCTACATTAATCAAGATAGACAGAGGAAGCTCGAATAACAACACCATAGGGATCATGATAAATAGCAATGCATGATCTTGTTTCAGCATTTCAAGAGTTGAAACACTAACGTAATAGACTGTCGTTAAATCCATTATGGAAGCGCTCCGCTGCAAACACTTGCAAGCCACTGCTCAGCGTTGTCATCAATGGCTTGAATGGGCAAAAAATAAGTACCGATTGACACTTCCAGCGTGCTGTCTGATTGCGCTTCTCCAATCTTAATGACCTTATCTTGAATCACCTCCATTCCTGCCTGTCCCGTATGCGGCAACATAATCATCAAGATATGTTCGTTATATTGGCAGCAGATATCTGTTGTTCTTAGCAGGTTACGTAACCGGTCACTAAAGGCTTCCAGCTGATTCAGTAACGACAACTCTGACTCCAATTGAATCAGAGACGTCAAATTGGAAAAATTGAGGATCAGTAACGAATGTTCGGAACGAATTTCGGTATGAATATTCTGTTCGCTATAACGCTCAGCGAGACGATTAAGCCAGCTCAATGTCCAGCTAAACTGCTCTTTGGGTAAGGCTACGCCCACAGCAGATGGAATCAAATAATTAGCTTTTCCAGTCCGCGCTTTAATGCGGCCACTTTCTCCCAATTTGAGCGCATATATACTTCTTTGTTTCAGGCGCTCTATCGGATTGGACGTTCCGCACGAATAACACTGTGCAACCACTTGGCCATCAATAAAGAAATGATCGCATTCATTGCATCGATGGTTTTCCAGCGGGCGATCATAATCTGTACCGATGTGCTTAAGGTTTGTTAAACAGTTGGGGCACGCCAAGGCGCCTTGACGAATAAATTGCGCCTGATCTGCAATATGGCCACAAGTAAAGCAATGAATTGCACTCTCAGAACGAATATCTATTGACTGACAATTTGGACAGGTATCTACATAGTTTAATAAACCGGAATCACAGTTTTGACACAGCCGGAGTCGGTCTAAAAGTTGCTCATTTTGCAACACAGAATTTCTGACCAATAAAGATGTCCACAAATGTTGGTCATCGGAATTGTCCCATAGAGATAACAGCGGATAGTGGTAGACCGAACTTGCCTGCAGCTCTCGAATGGGCATTAACGCCCGCTCATCAGATAGAAACAAATAGCTAATTAAGCGATCTTCAAGACTGGGTTGTTCAGGGGTTCTAAGTTCTTTTCGACGCTCTCTAAAACGCGCCACATGAGTAATAAAGGTCTGGAATGAATCATCTTCCACTACCCCATCATATAAGGCATAAAATTGTTCTGACGATGCGCAATTTTGAAGATAAACAAGGCTCAATTGTGTGTGGCGATTGAGTCGAATCTCATTCAGATATTTCTCGACGTCTTGCGCTAACAAACCAATTAAGACAACACCATCAATCTGCTCCTGCACACCATCAAGAGATTGTCCAAGCGCGCATTGAGATACTCGAAATACCGATAAACAATGTGGAGCATCCTCCAATGAAGAGGCAATACATAAGATACGAGCTTCATTCGCGTCGGCCATGCAAGCAAACATCCTGTATTTGAACAATAAAGATGATTGACTGAGCATAGAAAGACATTACGAATACCCCAATTTCATCAGACTATTAGATAGCAGTTATGTGTGCAAACACACACTATTCTCAACACCACATATAAAAAAGGCGCTTCCTTTGAGGGGAGCGCCTTCATTTTCAATTGACTAATGTTCAGGCATCTTTCGATTGATGAGAAGGCCATACCAACGCCACAACAACGGCCGCGAACACTGGAATCAACCAAGCAAGGCCATAGCTAAACAAAGGGAGATGGCTGGCAGTTTCCACCAAACTTGTGGTGCCTGGAATTTCTGCGGCTTTCATTGCGTCGAGCATGCTCAGCGCAAATGCAATGCCGACGATCCAGCGAAATGCTTGCTCTGGATGATTCAATTTTGAACGAACTAAGTTCAACACCACTAAAGCCACAGCAACAGGGTACAAAGCAATCAGCACTGGAATCGACACAGCAATGAGGTAGCTCAGTCCTACATTCGCCACCAACGCACTAATTAGCGCAAAAACAATCACTAAGTAGCGATATTGTATGTTCAGTAAATTGGAGAAATAGTCGCTACAAGCACCGGTTAACCCAACTGCCGTCGTTAAACAGGCTAGGGTCACAACTCCCGATAAAATCCATTGTCCGGGCTGACCAAACATTCCTTGCACATAAAGCGCTAAGATTTCACCCCCATTATCCGCTCCAGCCGCAACGGTGCCGCTGGTCGCCCCGAGATAAAACAATGACGTGTAAACCAATGCCAAGCCAATAGCAGCGATAATGCCAGCTTGAATCAAATACCGCGCCTGAAAGCCTTGATCAGTCACACCTTTCTTACGCAACACATCAACAATCAACACACCAAACATTAAGGCACCAAAGGTATCCATGGTGTTATAGCCTTCAATAAATCCTTTGCTGAATGGTGATTCTCGGTACGCTAATTGCGCAGCCGTTAAAGCTGCTTCAGGATTGTTCGTGACTCCGATGTCAGCCAACGGATTAAACACCACAGAGATCCCCAAAATGCCAAGCAACACAATCAGTACCGGTGTTAGTATTTTGCCAATATAGTCAATTAATGCGCCGCGATGTAGCGCTAACG is from Echinimonas agarilytica and encodes:
- a CDS encoding HlyD family secretion protein, which codes for MKITFRNSKQQQPTEQDGFNVTYAPAKRIAFKARWYMLLAIVMSPIVLLLWYIFSEKLLIAADGILTTEPVELNAFQRGYVEELFVKPGDYVEKNDIIMHFRAPRVEQDLKLLRQRIDDLKYQNKASLAKIKLLHQQQISDFISALASNNQIQKEYAEGNRDDLLTLADRLMLERLEVEVKRDYNKALLDYQWAIENHQNGPISKSIVDLERDINRLLVTQSELNVRAPNAGVINDLYVNEGEYLLEGASLAKLSNRVQPVVMVFLPPNRLEYGKIGNRATVTLPDGTSVVGVVSEPTQMANRIPRSLAGPFEDGKVAVQVTLSLETDISNFVEGLPIRVRFYYFE
- a CDS encoding DM13 domain-containing protein, with the translated sequence MKWLLIIFSFSALLTLTACGGGGASSSTAETEAPIIENSGDNNTDGEGESSGVLTGVFFDAAVEGLAYRTDTFTGETNAQGEFLYRRDEQITFSIGGVDFPEILADGLVTPLSVFSTDDVTDVRVTNMLRLLQTLDMDGVAENGIVLPNNIHSLATDMTVDFGSGRFDDEWANVVAQSGAANTFLVTAGDAQYHFEQSLQALESGEISFCAKTHEKVGWSGTFQTYAHNVSGVARIVDDCTIEVSQFTYDGEGPDVYFYGALDRLFSSPEAFSIGNQLNGQVYVDSTISLRLPANKTLDDLTGLSVWCVDFNANFGDVEFTP
- the fldB gene encoding flavodoxin FldB, with product MKIGLFYASSTCYTEMAAEKIQRQLGEELVELHNIANESLALTANYDVLIFGISTWDYGELQEDWESQWADVATLQLAGKIVALYGMGDQEGYADWFQDALGMLHEAIEHPEVARIGFWPNGDDYQFNASKALTPDNSQFVGLALDDEGQFERSDQRIEDWCDQLLNELESWAEQQ
- a CDS encoding thioredoxin fold domain-containing protein produces the protein MTKFLKVLSTILMTSFISIQTVAADDVDKRVSAKIFATFGEMPAMVTEAPIPGYRMAVTSQGNFFVSNDAKYMMYGRLFDITDGLKEITDSGLNDYRAEKLKTIKDDVITYPAIGEEKYNVYVFTDITCGYCRKLHRQMEEYQKAGITINYLAFPRSPQAAESMQKIWCADDPVDAMNKAKIDDIVAGKQCDSSDQRVTMQHDVGVKFGVRGTPAMVLEDGTMMPGYREPSELVETLQRAMN
- a CDS encoding glycosyltransferase family 2 protein, translated to MDLTTVYYVSVSTLEMLKQDHALLFIMIPMVLLFELPLSILINVGIVRWAIRQQKNTPLYFHPRVSIIITCYGEGDAIIQTVETLCEQIYSGPIQIIPVIDGAVQNQDTYKAALKCLPMQQRYNNRTIDIVPKWQRGGRVSTLNAGLYRATGEIVINVDGDTSFDNNMVYQVLKEFEDPNVPAVGGSLRVRNITDSFWTRMQTIEYMLSMQGGKTGLAEWNLINNVSGAFGAFRRDFLMHIGGWDTHTAEDLDLTVRIKQYMSRHPKLRIPFASLAIGHTDAPVTIKELFNQRLRWDGDLLFLYLRKHKHAFSPKLLGWKTFLYTLFYGVVLNVVMPILVLIYTVWMAIWLPIEFFVGVLAVQYLLYLLLSNFHFWVFWFAISERPREDLKMLPWMLLFFPFYTLTVRFFAAFALVHEWVRRGHEESNMAPWWVLKRGKRF
- the recJ gene encoding single-stranded-DNA-specific exonuclease RecJ: MTTSLIRQRVSPEHSLPNTIHPILQRIYSARGVVETQQIEHSAGRLEHYQSLLGMPEAVRLLADAIANHQMITIVGDFDADGATSTAVCLLALQLFGHHKADYIVPNRFDSGYGLTPPIVDEAEKLGTELLITVDNGISALAGVAHAKNKGMKVLVTDHHLPGSEIPNADAIVNPNQHGCAFPSKSLAGVGVAFYLMVALKKHLSECDWYQKPLPNLAELLDIVAVGTVADVVSLDQNNRIFVHQGLQRIRAGRARPGILALCQVAGRNPRELQASDLGFAVGPRLNAAGRLDDMGLGIQCLITNDVDAAHRMAQELDDLNKTRREIEQGMEKEALVALNSLLRKAEAEQLPRVLSLYQADWHQGVIGILASRVKDKYHRPVIAFASDDNGVLKGSARSISGVHMRDLLEAIDTEKPGLILKFGGHAMAAGLSLEAERYDEFKQLLEQKAQQWVNESLLNEEILTDGQLSRSELNLDFAQLLRTAGPWGQSFPEPVFEGRFELIQQRLVGEKHLKMVLKEESGGAIYDAIAFNIDTLLWPNLTIRWVRIAYQLDINHFRGNTSMQFLVKHIEAH
- a CDS encoding methylated-DNA--[protein]-cysteine S-methyltransferase yields the protein MHASLFQTRIVTPFGRWTVTDDGQHVLGIDYWNDSQCSQNVSPLGKEVERQVLAYLKDARVEFDVPIAPQGTDFQMRVWQLMQAIPKGTVLTYGDAATALNSAARAVGGACKANPIPLIIPCHRIVAKQSIGGFSGKTKGETIDLKMFLLQHEGVLSAKFTGI
- a CDS encoding DUF2799 domain-containing protein → MNNYSPLALIALGFLSACQSTLPDIQCDTIDWLQVGIEDAKSGAQQTRLNEYSEQCQSKDWQPNQANYEQGVTIGKTQYCTYHQGLKLGKSGETYNAQCTGHNEARFLRAYVLGRGYFLIESDLLTKQAQMSSLDLKIASVKNSIDRLQTSSNLSQAEQARLEQLHTQLNDMESVRFEIEDQIQSQQAHFEQSRQQINKTILADQQSIQP
- the brnQ gene encoding branched-chain amino acid transport system II carrier protein, giving the protein MSDMRLDTKNIFALGFMTFAFFLGAGNIIFPPIAGQMAGTEVTLAMLGFLVTAVGLPLATLIAVAVAGGNMESVTQDLPKTIAVTITVAIFIVIGPAFALPRTSLVAYETGLKHLLGETTLPLWAYTIGFFAVAASLALHRGALIDYIGKILTPVLIVLLGILGISVVFNPLADIGVTNNPEAALTAAQLAYRESPFSKGFIEGYNTMDTFGALMFGVLIVDVLRKKGVTDQGFQARYLIQAGIIAAIGLALVYTSLFYLGATSGTVAAGADNGGEILALYVQGMFGQPGQWILSGVVTLACLTTAVGLTGACSDYFSNLLNIQYRYLVIVFALISALVANVGLSYLIAVSIPVLIALYPVAVALVVLNLVRSKLNHPEQAFRWIVGIAFALSMLDAMKAAEIPGTTSLVETASHLPLFSYGLAWLIPVFAAVVVALVWPSHQSKDA